A single window of Synechococcus sp. C9 DNA harbors:
- a CDS encoding phycobiliprotein lyase, protein MDAKDFFARSAGQWHSQRVTHHLAFRQTEMGRSLISVTSLPLDDPGVNAVCTLYQYSWEQAHGASRVTWQGVMGWDKEGEQQNGSTVMVLIPTGERTGKLLREVGYAEKSPVAGSYEMDETGAMTLVTEYETLRSQERLWFEGETIRLRTSTLGYGFGGMSMATFAVETRAELTPPADIKGTPPTILGW, encoded by the coding sequence ATGGATGCCAAGGATTTTTTTGCCCGCAGTGCAGGTCAATGGCATTCCCAACGGGTGACCCATCATTTGGCCTTTCGGCAAACGGAAATGGGTCGCTCGCTCATTTCGGTCACGTCCCTGCCCTTGGATGATCCCGGCGTGAATGCCGTCTGTACGTTGTACCAATATTCCTGGGAGCAGGCGCATGGAGCGTCCCGGGTGACCTGGCAGGGGGTGATGGGTTGGGACAAGGAAGGGGAACAGCAAAATGGCAGTACAGTGATGGTACTTATTCCCACGGGTGAGCGGACGGGGAAACTCCTCCGGGAGGTCGGTTATGCGGAGAAAAGCCCGGTGGCCGGTTCCTACGAGATGGATGAAACGGGTGCCATGACCCTAGTCACGGAATATGAAACCCTACGCTCCCAGGAACGGCTTTGGTTTGAGGGAGAAACCATCCGTCTGCGTACCAGCACCCTCGGTTATGGGTTTGGGGGCATGAGCATGGCTACCTTTGCCGTGGAAACCCGGGCGGAATTGACCCCTCCCGCTGACATCAAGGGCACACCCCCGACCATTTTGGGTTGGTAA
- a CDS encoding NAD(P)-dependent alcohol dehydrogenase has translation MQLQEVEKPTPKANEILIKIYATTVTSADRRIRKADSFPVRFFYGFPRPKKNTILGSELAGEIEAVGKNVKQFKVGDPVFAGAGIGLGANAEYICLPETGAVAIKPTNMTYEEAAAIPFGATTSLFFLRDKGKIQRGQEVLIYGASGALGMAAVQLAKFFGAQVTGVCRTAKLDLVKSLGADSVIDYTQEDFTQNGKTYDIIFDTSGKSPFAGCLKSLKPDGRYLRAVHINLLPILRGLWTSMTSRKQVMGGVAIERQEDLLFLKELIEAGKIRSVIDRCYPLEQTAEAHRYVEQGGKKGNVVITVGQQNKG, from the coding sequence ATGCAACTGCAAGAAGTAGAGAAGCCAACGCCCAAAGCCAATGAAATACTGATTAAAATATATGCCACCACTGTCACCTCAGCAGACCGACGCATCCGCAAAGCTGACTCATTTCCAGTGCGATTTTTCTACGGTTTTCCCAGACCTAAAAAAAATACCATTTTGGGGTCGGAATTAGCCGGAGAAATTGAAGCGGTTGGCAAAAATGTCAAACAATTCAAAGTAGGTGATCCGGTCTTTGCCGGTGCCGGAATTGGTCTTGGTGCCAATGCGGAATACATTTGTTTGCCGGAAACGGGTGCGGTTGCCATCAAACCGACCAATATGACCTATGAGGAAGCGGCGGCTATTCCTTTTGGGGCAACAACTTCCCTATTTTTCCTGAGAGACAAGGGCAAGATTCAGAGGGGGCAGGAGGTTTTGATTTATGGGGCTTCTGGGGCATTGGGGATGGCTGCCGTCCAGCTTGCCAAGTTCTTTGGAGCACAGGTAACGGGGGTGTGTCGCACAGCGAAATTGGACTTGGTGAAATCTCTGGGAGCTGATAGCGTAATTGACTATACGCAAGAGGATTTTACTCAAAACGGTAAGACCTACGATATTATTTTTGACACCAGCGGTAAAAGCCCATTTGCAGGTTGCCTAAAGTCTCTGAAACCGGATGGACGTTATCTGAGGGCAGTTCATATTAATCTCTTGCCAATCCTGCGGGGGCTGTGGACGTCCATGACCAGCCGTAAGCAAGTCATGGGTGGGGTAGCAATCGAACGTCAAGAGGATTTGCTATTCCTCAAAGAGTTAATTGAGGCGGGGAAAATCAGGTCGGTCATCGATAGATGTTACCCATTAGAGCAGACTGCCGAGGCGCACCGGTATGTTGAACAAGGAGGAAAAAAAGGCAATGTCGTTATCACTGTGGGGCAACAAAATAAAGGCTAA